The genomic DNA AATGATGGTGTCGACCACCGCGTCGTCGGGGCGGTTCTGGCCAACTTTGATGGTTGGCTGGACCACGGCCATGGTAGACTCTCCTACCGCCTCACACAGGTGCAATCGGGTCACGGAAGCTTCTGGGGGTATCCGTACCGGATAGGCAAAGACGAGACGGCCGAGTGTCTTGAATGCCACTCGGGGCAGGGAGACACCGCGCAGCATACGCTGGAGGAGTGCAGCTTCTTTGTTGCGCAGCGCGGTGTTCTTTCTGCCGTTATTGGGCACGACGTCTCGCTCCCTGCGGTGTTTCGCACCATGTGCCGGAGTAAGAGGTGCTGGGACGCCATGGTCTCCTTCCGCGAGTAAGTCATGGTCCAGAAGAAGGCCGCGGAAAAGGCTCGCGAATAGCGACGCGACCCTGCCCACGCAGTTCAGGGGCGGCGGTGCGCGGCCGGGACTCGTCCGGGACGCCGGTAATGGCGCCGGCCTACGTTGAGAATTTATTGGTCAGCGGTGTCTTTTCACCCGTTGTCCCGTTCCACGGACCGGTTTCAGACGGCTCCACCAATGTGTGGTGGAGTCGCCTCCCTCAGGCCGCGGGTGCCTTGAACGGGAGCTCAGGGCACCACGCCACGCGGCCCGGGTTTAGTCGACGTCAGGTCTGGCCCCTGACGCCGGCGGCTGAGATGGGTGGAGGTTAGTATCAGCCTTTCCCCGACTATGCATGGGCACGCCCATCGCGTGTTTGGCGCGGGGGAGCACCGGTTGGGTTCGTAAGAGATCCCTGCCCCTTCGCCGAGGGGCTAGGGGTGTCTTTTGAAGATTTCcaccacgtaaaaaaaaaggttagatACTgtacctgagttctcaattttggtggggtCATTCAGAAACGTATCGAAAATAAGTTGTTATCAATAAACatgttaaatttgaaaaaattaaaaaaaattaaaaaatgtaaatgaaactAATCCATTCATTTATAAATGATCCAGCTGCACTGAAAATGGTTTGCTGTAACTGTAAACCGCCTCTggaaaggttgaaatgtatttaatatactatttaatgattaaataggttttattagtAGTtgtggaatattggtataaatgaaatagaaattattttatactttttagcgcTTTTTGTTAATGCAGCAAGTTTTATCCATAATTGTTACGTAGTTGTATaaacgaaatataaattattttacactttttaacGCATcttttttgttacaaattattttatttcatactttttaatGGAACGAACAGTATTTGTACATACATACCGGAAGATGAAAGAACTAGACGCTCGTAACAACGAGTATTTATTTGCATGTACTgcatacatattttttttttttattgaaaaagcTTCGACCCCCTTTAGGACCATGCGCTGCTTGCTACATTACAGAATTAAACAAGATAcattacataaaataacaatatataaaagtacaaaattatAACACAGTGTGTCCCgcgtaactggaaacactccatTATTCCCTAAACTATTAGAGATACAAGAAATTGCTTTGTTGGTCATTGCGTGGTAAGAGGGAGCAACATTTTGACGTAGATgaattttttttgcaatattattttcaaaaatataatggcaaaatttggttttttaaatcgaactatatatttttctttccatcATTTGATAGTGTTTTTGAAgtcgaattcattaagcttgcatgtatacacttgattttcatttgttttcgagattcaatttaaaaaaccaaactttgccattatatttttgaaaataataatgcaaaaaaaaattcgtcTACGTCAAAATCTTGCTTCCTCTTACCACgcaatgaccaccaaagcaattttttgtatctttaatagtttaggaaataatggagtgtttccagttatgcgggacacactgtatatagtatttataataacatataaagataagaataGTTCCAATATAATCTATACAAAATACAAGACTTAGGTAAGTATATGCGAGGTACTTAGTTATAATTCCAGGTACAATAGTGTCCTTACTCTATTATTCGGTTACATACCCTGATCATTGTATCTTGACATATCTTTGGAATGTTATATAAGGATGgaatttgtttttataaattcagatataattttaatacatttgaTATTGAGACCCTGCAGGAACGGTTGAATTTTCTGAGGGGAAGAATGACCCATTTCCCGCAATTGTAGCAACATCCTCTCCCTACTCATTTTATAGGGAGGGCAACTCTAAAGTACATGATTCAAGTCCTGCTGATGAAAACCACACTCGCATCCACTATCATTAATTATGCTTATTCGAGCCACAGATGCAGCCAGGCTATAATGACCACTTCTATAGCGAGTGATCCATGAAGTGTTGTACCTTGGTAATTTCATGTTGTGAAACCATGGCTTTCTACTGGAGTCGTAGTGTTCGGTTACACCTTATCGAGAGCGTCGCAAGAGTCGCCGTGACGTCACCGCgcaaacattaaattataggGCTATGCGCAGCCCCCACCATGCGGTGGTTTCGCGGAGACACGCGTGTCGCTCAACCGTTTAACGACGATTAGACCAAATTGAGATTACGATCGAATATCAGTGCGCAAATTAGTAAAAGTTAATTCTTCCAAccgattttattaaagttattctGTACATCTTCGTTCGGACAACGTGCCAAAGAACGGAGCACATTGTGACAAATAAAGTTACAatcattactttattaaaaccatTCCTTTATTAAAAGGATTTCGCTATTTTCACACCGCCTCGAAATCCAGTCCTTCGGATAAGGACGCATCAGCGATCCGACCATCCAATCCAACCCACATTTtatggtccttcgagccggattggaGTCGAGGAGTGAAAACCGTTAAAGTAGTGAACCACGTGCTCAGCCTACGGAAACCATCATGAGTACATTGgaagaaattttgtttaaacaaaaccAAGTTATGCGCTCGATCGAACGTGCACTTACCAATTATAAAAAGCTGGGTCAAGCTAAAATGACTCCAGCTACCACCCGGAACCGGATGAACATGCTAAAAGAGGCATACCAACAGTGCCAAGACCTGGACGCGAAAATCGTCGCCATGGCGGATCTACAAGCCAGATCAACTCTTCAGTACTTCGTCGACAACCATTTCGAAAGATGTGAGGAGTGCTATCAGGAGTCCCTGGACTACATGTCGGAGATCCTGGATAAGACATCCTCGACCCAGGAGACAGCATCCGAGAAAGGGAATCTTCAACCAGTGAAGCTACGCTCGCAATCGTTGCTGCCTCAAATCCAGCTGCCGTCTTTCGATGGAACCTTCGAACAATGGGAGAGTTTCCGAGATAAGTTTCAATCtatagtaattaatgataattctTTGTCAAATGTCGAGCGTTTGCATTTTCTTTGTTCCGCTTTAACCGGCGACGCAAAAAAAGCGGTTAATCATTTACCTACCACCGATGCAAATTTCGAGGACGCGTGGCAGTTAGTTAAAAATAGATACGAAAACAAACGCCGGTTACTTTCGacctatttaaataatttgttttcgtTACCGCAAGTGACCTCTGAATCTACGAAAGAGCTCCGCAGTTTACGCGATCAGTTAAACGTTTCGATACacggtttgaaaaatttgaaacgacCCGTCGAACATTGGGACGACGTAATTGTTTTCCTCGGTACACAAAAACTTGACCGTTCCTCCCGAAAGGCGTGGGAGTTACAATTCGGTGATACATCAGAATTGTCTACTTATGTCGAATTCGACAAGTTTTTGGAGTCTCGAGTTCGGGCTTTAGAGTCAATGTCGCCAATAAAAACCGATAAACCGGAAAACGTAACTGTTAAATCAAAACCGAAAACAATTTCAACGAACACGTCTACCGTGTCGCCAATTATATGTCCTGTATGTAAACAGAACCACTTGTTATATCAATGTCAAACATTTCAGGCGCTTGATCCATCCGAAcggtttaaattaattaaatcccaACGAAGATGCGTTAATTGTTTTTCCGCGAAGCATGCGAAAGAACAATGCcacagtcaaagaagctgtaAAGAATGTAAACAGCGACATCACACTCTGTTGCATTTTCCGATAAAACCGGAGCAGTCCAGCGTGAGTCAGTCAAATCAGACGTCGGCTACCAATCCGAATTCAGAACTTGAAATCAGCTCGAATTCTGCGTCGCGAACGAAAACTAATACCGGCATTCTTCTTTCAACAGCTCGCATCCGAGTGCACTCATTGCAGGGTCGAACAGTACAAGCACGCGCATTATTGGATCAAGGGTCAGTCGCAACTCTAATATCAGAGAACCTAGCCCAAATTTTGCGACTCCCgagaaacaaacaaaatacatGCATAACCGGAATAGGAGGAATACAGTCGTGGGCTAATCACACCGCTCGCATCACGATTACTCCGTTGGTAAGAACCGAGCCTGTATACTCGACAACTgctattattttgaaaactttaACACAATACACTCCAAAACGACATTCTTCCGTAACTAATTGGAATCATATTGCAGGACTTGAATTGGCCGATACAGACCCCATGAGCTCAGATCCGATCGATATCGTTATCGGTGCGGATTTGTTTGGTCAATTATTATTGGACGGAGTTCGGAAAGGTTCTACAAGTGAACCGATCGCGCAAAATACACACCTGGGATGGATCCTATCTGGTCCTACGTCCACTCatcctcttcctttctttataGATGCCCATCACGCTACGTTGTTAGAAAATCTCGATGCAGATTTTCGCCGCTTCTGGGAAGTGGAAAATATCCCAACTCAATCAGTGCTCTCACCTGAGGAAGAAAAATGTGAATTACACTTTCAATCCTCTCATACTCGTACGTCGGAAGGGCGTTACATAGTTCGACTCCCGTTCAAGAGCGAACCCCCTATAGATTTAGGCGAATCTCGTTTTGCCGCGATGAAAAGTCTTCTCTCTCTTGAAAGACGCTTTAAAAGCGACCAAGTAAATACCGAAACTTATAAAGAATTCCTCTCAGAATACGAAGCCTTAGGCCATATGGAAAGGGTTCCAACTGTCCCGGTTCAAACAACCAaccaaatttattatattcctcATCACGCAGTTCTTCGCGAAAGTAGTTCGACAACTCGTCTTCGCGTCGTATTTAACGCTTCCCGCCGAACTTCAAACGGCACTTCTCTAAATGATCATCTTTTAACTGGACCCAAACTCCAAACCGATCTAATTGCAATCCTCCTCCAGTGGAGAGGATTCCGGTTTGTATATACCACAGACATCGAGAAAATGTACCGTCAGATTTTAGTTGATACACGAGATACAGATTTTCAACGCATTTTATGGCGTCCCTCGCCGCAACAGTCCGTTGAGGAGTATCAACTCTGTACCGTCACGTATGGCACTAAATCAGCTCCTTATCAAGCTCTTCGCGTTTTAAATCAGCTGGCAGTGGACGAAGGTCATCAATATCCTCTAGCTCTTCCAGTATTAAAGGATCAAACTTATGTCGACGACTGTCTCTTCGGAGCAGACGACAAAGATCTCTTGCGAACAATCCGCGACCAGACCATAAACCTGTTAAACAAAGGCGGCTTAATTGATATCGATCCGCGCGATCACGGTCTTGCGAAAAATAAACTCCTTAAGATCGAGGAGACCTGCTCAGTTTTAGGCTTAGAATGGAATCCAGTGCTCGATCACTTTCAATTTCGAGCTACCATTTCTTCGAATTTTGCCAATACGAAACGCACAATTCTCTCTCAAATTGCAAAACTTTTCGACCCGATGGGGTTGTTAACTCCAGTCGTTATACCCGCGAAAGTGTTTATGCAAAAATTATGGTCACTACAATATGATTGGGATGACATTCTTCCTAACGATGTTCTCCTAGAATGGCAAGATTATTACACTCATTTACCAGATTTAAATAAGATCACGATTCCTCGCAAAATAGCCAATGGCATCGCGCTACATCAGGAAATCCACGGATTCGCCGATGCATCCACTAAAGCCTACGCAGCTTCGGTTTATATAAAAAGCGTCCTCCCAGATGACAATGTCTTCGTGGCGCTTCTCGTTGCAAAATCACGAGTAGCTCCCGTTAAAACATTAAGCGTACCGAGATTAGAATTATGTGCAGCGGCATTGTTGGCACGTCTTGTCGTTTTTGTGGAAAATTCCTTGTCGCTCATCCATCACAATGTCCACTGTTGGACTGATTCAAGCATCACTCTCGCCTGGCTTAGCCAACCTCCGACTCGTTGGAAGACTTTTGTCGCCAATCGAGTGTCGAAAATTCAGTCTCTTTTACCGAAAGCGCAGTGGCATCATGTTCCAACAAATAGCAATCCTGCTGATTGTGCAACCCGCGGCCTAACGCCATCGGAATTAAAATTCCATTCCATATGGTGGTCAGGACCTTCATGGTTAAAACAAGGCGAAGAACGTTGGCCAAAATCCAATATCAGAATAGTCGATTCGCATGAGGAGgagaaaattccaaaattattgTCTGCAGTTTCGACTACGGATCCCTGGGATTTACCAACGCGATATTCATCCTGGTCGAAACTACTTCGAGTGACGGCTTACATACTTCGTTTTACTTCTAACCTTCGCTTCCGACAtacgaataaaattaaattacaactCACCATTAAGTCACTAATAGCAGTGCCTCCTCTTCAACCCGACGAGATTCAGAGAGCAAAATTCCTTTGGTTGAGAAGAATGCAATCCGAGCTATTTCCGTATGAGCTTAGTAGTCTGTCTGCGAAAAAGACTCTCCTAAAATCCAGCAAGTTACTTTCTCTTAACCCTATCCTAGACCAAGACGGGCTTATTAGGGCGAAAGGGCGACTTGCACACTCGCTATTTCCTGAAAACACAAAGAAACCTATTATCCTACGCTCCCATCCACTACTATCATTGATAATAAATCATACGCACGTAATCCATCTGCACGCAGGTTCGCAACTCACTCTTGCCTGTTTGCGACGTGAGTACTGGAAACGCACCACGATACGATCCGTTTTACATAGGTGCGTACCATGCGCTCGTCATCGCGCATCCGTTCCGTCTGAGCTCATGGGAGATTTACCGGCATCCAGAGTTA from Osmia bicornis bicornis chromosome 15, iOsmBic2.1, whole genome shotgun sequence includes the following:
- the LOC123988537 gene encoding uncharacterized protein LOC123988537, which produces MTPATTRNRMNMLKEAYQQCQDLDAKIVAMADLQARSTLQYFVDNHFERCEECYQESLDYMSEILDKTSSTQETASEKGNLQPVKLRSQSLLPQIQLPSFDGTFEQWESFRDKFQSIVINDNSLSNVERLHFLCSALTGDAKKAVNHLPTTDANFEDAWQLVKNRYENKRRLLSTYLNNLFSLPQVTSESTKELRSLRDQLNVSIHGLKNLKRPVEHWDDVIVFLGTQKLDRSSRKAWELQFGDTSELSTYVEFDKFLESRVRALESMSPIKTDKPENVTVKSKPKTISTNTSTVSPIICPLASECTHCRVEQYKHAHYWIKGQSQL
- the LOC123988538 gene encoding uncharacterized protein LOC123988538, encoding MSSDPIDIVIGADLFGQLLLDGVRKGSTSEPIAQNTHLGWILSGPTSTHPLPFFIDAHHATLLENLDADFRRFWEVENIPTQSVLSPEEEKCELHFQSSHTRTSEGRYIVRLPFKSEPPIDLGESRFAAMKSLLSLERRFKSDQVNTETYKEFLSEYEALGHMERVPTVPVQTTNQIYYIPHHAVLRESSSTTRLRVVFNASRRTSNGTSLNDHLLTGPKLQTDLIAILLQWRGFRFVYTTDIEKMYRQILVDTRDTDFQRILWRPSPQQSVEEYQLCTVTYGTKSAPYQALRVLNQLAVDEGHQYPLALPVLKDQTYVDDCLFGADDKDLLRTIRDQTINLLNKGGLIDIDPRDHGLAKNKLLKIEETCSVLGLEWNPVLDHFQFRATISSNFANTKRTILSQIAKLFDPMGLLTPVVIPAKVFMQKLWSLQYDWDDILPNDVLLEWQDYYTHLPDLNKITIPRKIANGIALHQEIHGFADASTKAYAASVYIKSVLPDDNVFVALLVAKSRVAPVKTLSVPRLELCAAALLARLVVFVENSLSLIHHNVHCWTDSSITLAWLSQPPTRWKTFVANRVSKIQSLLPKAQWHHVPTNSNPADCATRGLTPSELKFHSIWWSGPSCFDYGSLGFTNAIFILVETTSSDGLHTSFYF